In Flavobacterium gelatinilyticum, a genomic segment contains:
- a CDS encoding glycoside hydrolase family 31 protein: MITNTSLEYKGNLYPSKIVSYSHEGDAIFFNTDNNVILKVTILRDSLIRFRYTTKGYFSNDFSYAIDKTQLHGYNFLEVTEEETFYQIRTSKVKCKIQKSDLRVYIYDLNDFLILEDELGFHWEESYEYGGNIVKMSKSSKDGECFYGLGDKATQMNLKGKRVENFATDQYAYQKDQEPLYKVVPFYIGLHNKQSYGIFFDNTFRTFFDFCQERRNVTSFWAEGGEMNYYFVYGPQMQDVVTTYTDLTGKPELPPLWVLGYHQCKWSYYPESKVKEITSKFRELQIPCDAIYLDIDYMEGFRCFTWNKNYFPDPKRMVAELAEDGFKTIVIIDPGIKIDKNYWVYQEALEKDYFCKRADGPYMKGKVWPGECNFPDYTNPVVREWWAGLFKELISDIGVKGVWNDMNEPAVMEVPNKTFPMDVRHVYDGNPCSHRKAHNIYGTQMARATYHGVKRFAYPKRPFVITRSAYAGAQRYTSSWTGDNVATWEHLWIANIQVQRLSISGMGFTGSDIGGFAEQPTGELYARWIQLGVFHPFCRTHSSGDHGNQEPWAFDEEVINITRKFVSLRYQLLPYLYTMFWQYIEEGIPMLKPLVYYDQDDTQTHYRNDEFIFGNQILVCPILEPNAVGRRMYIPRGEWYNYWTNELFTGGREIWIDTKFDEIPLFVKAGAIIPKYPVQQYVGEFEFDELTLDVYYKNGKEKSAVYEDAQDGYDYKKGRYSYLSLRTIGKEKELIIQLHKEGKYDTPYSKYKINLIGLPFKVSEIEIDNEKIDFDKINFEVNNFLLVDKEFNELHIIGE; this comes from the coding sequence ATGATTACAAATACATCATTAGAATACAAAGGCAATTTATATCCATCAAAAATTGTCTCTTACAGCCATGAGGGAGATGCGATTTTTTTCAATACAGATAATAATGTCATTTTAAAAGTCACAATCCTTAGAGATAGTTTAATTCGGTTTCGTTATACAACGAAGGGCTATTTTAGTAATGATTTTTCGTATGCCATTGATAAAACACAGCTTCACGGTTATAATTTTCTCGAAGTTACAGAAGAGGAAACCTTTTATCAGATTAGAACCAGTAAAGTAAAATGTAAAATTCAGAAATCTGATTTACGTGTTTATATTTATGATTTGAATGATTTCCTGATTTTGGAAGATGAGCTGGGCTTTCATTGGGAAGAAAGTTATGAATACGGCGGAAATATCGTAAAAATGAGTAAATCTTCTAAAGACGGTGAATGTTTCTACGGTCTGGGAGATAAAGCTACTCAAATGAACTTAAAAGGTAAAAGGGTCGAAAATTTTGCTACTGACCAATATGCTTATCAAAAAGATCAGGAACCTTTATATAAAGTAGTTCCTTTTTATATAGGATTGCACAACAAACAATCTTACGGTATTTTCTTCGATAATACTTTTAGGACTTTCTTTGATTTTTGTCAGGAAAGAAGAAATGTTACAAGTTTTTGGGCAGAAGGCGGCGAAATGAATTATTATTTCGTTTACGGTCCGCAGATGCAGGATGTTGTTACAACGTATACTGATTTAACGGGTAAACCTGAATTACCGCCGCTTTGGGTATTAGGTTACCACCAGTGTAAATGGAGTTACTATCCTGAAAGTAAAGTAAAAGAAATTACTTCAAAATTCAGGGAACTTCAGATTCCGTGCGATGCCATTTATCTGGATATTGATTATATGGAGGGCTTTCGATGTTTTACATGGAATAAAAACTATTTTCCAGACCCCAAAAGAATGGTGGCTGAATTAGCCGAAGATGGTTTTAAAACGATCGTGATCATTGATCCGGGAATTAAAATTGATAAAAACTACTGGGTTTATCAGGAAGCTTTAGAAAAGGATTATTTCTGTAAAAGAGCTGATGGTCCTTACATGAAAGGAAAAGTTTGGCCGGGAGAATGTAATTTTCCTGATTACACAAATCCCGTAGTTAGAGAATGGTGGGCTGGTTTATTTAAAGAATTAATTTCAGATATTGGAGTAAAAGGAGTCTGGAACGATATGAACGAACCGGCTGTTATGGAAGTGCCAAATAAAACTTTTCCAATGGATGTCCGACACGTTTATGACGGAAATCCATGCAGCCACAGAAAAGCGCACAATATTTACGGAACCCAGATGGCAAGAGCAACGTATCATGGTGTAAAGCGTTTCGCTTATCCTAAACGTCCTTTTGTTATTACAAGATCTGCTTATGCGGGTGCGCAGCGTTATACATCGTCATGGACTGGTGATAATGTGGCGACATGGGAGCATTTATGGATTGCCAATATTCAGGTACAGCGATTGTCAATTTCCGGAATGGGATTTACAGGATCTGATATTGGAGGTTTTGCTGAACAGCCAACAGGCGAGTTATACGCACGATGGATTCAGTTAGGTGTTTTTCATCCGTTTTGCAGAACACATTCTTCCGGAGATCACGGAAATCAGGAACCTTGGGCTTTTGATGAAGAAGTAATCAATATCACACGTAAATTCGTAAGTCTGAGATATCAGTTATTACCTTATTTATATACCATGTTCTGGCAATATATAGAGGAAGGAATCCCAATGTTAAAACCTTTGGTTTATTATGATCAGGATGATACACAAACGCATTATCGCAATGATGAATTTATATTTGGAAACCAAATTTTAGTTTGTCCGATACTTGAACCTAATGCTGTAGGCCGACGTATGTATATTCCACGAGGTGAATGGTATAACTACTGGACAAATGAACTTTTTACTGGTGGAAGGGAAATCTGGATTGATACTAAATTTGATGAAATTCCGCTATTTGTAAAAGCCGGCGCAATTATTCCGAAATATCCGGTGCAGCAATATGTAGGCGAATTCGAATTTGATGAATTGACACTCGATGTTTATTACAAAAACGGTAAAGAAAAATCAGCTGTTTATGAAGATGCACAGGATGGATATGATTATAAAAAAGGCCGTTACAGTTATTTATCTTTAAGAACAATTGGTAAAGAAAAAGAACTGATAATTCAATTGCATAAAGAAGGTAAATACGATACACCGTATAGTAAATACAAGATTAATTTAATTGGTCTGCCGTTTAAAGTTTCAGAGATTGAAATCGACAATGAAAAAATAGATTTTGATAAAATAAATTTTGAAGTAAATAATTTCTTACTAGTTGATAAAGAGTTCAATGAACTGCATATTATTGGTGAATAA